From the genome of Luteibacter rhizovicinus DSM 16549:
CCCGTATCGGTGACCGCGATCACGACGTAATCGCGGCGCCCCCTGCCGATGTCGGTATCGGAAACGTTGCGCGTCTGGATGGTCAGTCGCCCGCCTGTCGGCATCGCGTCTCGTGCGTTGATCGCAAGATTGAGCACGGCGCTCTCGAGCTGGCTGGCGTCGGACAGGGTGCGCCACAGGCCTTCGTGCATGCGCAAGTCGAGCGTCACCTGTTCGCCTATGAGCGGGCGCAGCAGGAGGTTGAGCTCCCTGACGAGGCCATTGGCGTCCACGTCAGACAGTGACAGGGCTTGCTGCCGGGCGTAGGCGAGCAGTCGGTGGGTCAGGCCAGCGGCGCGTTTCACCGCGCCGCTGGCAGCGTCGAGGAGGCGTCGGGTGCCGTCGGTGCGGCCGCTGTCCAGCCGTTCGGCGACGACCTCGATCGCGCCGCCGATCCCGCCCAGGATGTTGTTGAAATCGTGCGCGATGCCGCCGGTGAGGCGACCGAGCGCCTCCAGCTTCTGCGCATGCCGTTGTTGCTCATCGATGTCCCGCCGGCGCTGGGTGTCGCGGCCCATGCCGTAGACCACGTCGCGGTCCGGGACGCAGGTCCATGCGAACCATCGGTAGTTGCCATCTTTCGCGCGCAGGCGTAACTCGAGGTCTTCGACGACTTCGCCATCGACCATCTGGCTGACGGCATCGCGTGCGCGGTCCAGGTCGTCGGGGTGGACCAGTTGCTCGAAGTCGAGGCCCACCAGTTCGGAGTCTTCGTAACCCAGCTCGCTTTGCCAGGCGGGATTGGTGTCGCGGTAACGGCCGTCGCGACCGAGCACGACGTACAGGTCGCGCGAGATCGCCCATATCTTTTCGCGGCCGCCGGTCATCGCCGACTCAGGGCTTGAAGGCGTCGACGCGGCCCGCCACCTGGCGACCGCGTTGCCACACCGCATCGATCGTCGTGGTCGCTTCGATGTTGGAGGAGGGGTCTTTGTCGAGCACGATGAAGTCGGCTCGCTTGCCGTTGGCGAGCACGCCACGGTCGTCCAGGCCGAGCAGTTGCGCGGCGCTCTGTGTCGCGATGTGGATAGCCTGCAGCGGGGTCAGGCCGGCATCGACCATGAGTGCCAGTTCGCGATGCTCGGCAAAGCCGGGAATGCGCAAGGGCATGGCCCCGGCGTCCGTACCAAAACCTATGTTCGCCCCGGCATCGTGGAGGGTCTTGAGGTTCTTCAGGTTTACCTGCAACGCCTCTTCGTTGACCGGCGTCGAGCCATCGTTGTTCACCTTGTCGCGCCAGGCACCGTCGGCGAACTGACGGGCGAGATCGGGCTGCACCGCATGCTGAAAGAACGGCTGGTCCATCCACCCGGGATGACGTGCATAGACGAACGCGGCTTCGTTGAGGTCGAGCGTGGCGATGTACCAGGTGCCGTGCTGTTTCATCGCGTCGATGAAGCCCTGGTCCACAAGCTTGTCGCGAACGCCGTGGGCGAGGATGTCCACCCCCGCATCGACCAACTGGCGCGCATCGTCCAGGTAGTAGACGTGCGCGGCCACGCGGAGGTGCTTCGCATGGGCTTCGTCGATCACGGCGTGCCAGATCTCCGGCTTCATCTTGACGGGCAGGCTGCCGTTGAAATCGTCCAGCCAGATCTTGACGAGGTCCGTCCCACGCGCTGCGGCCGCGTCCACATCGGCACGGGCTTCTTCCGCCGTGGTGGGCCGATCGAGCTGGCTCGGTCCTGCCTGCATCATCTTGGCCGGCGGTGCGCCGTTGGGTACGCCGATCCCGCGGTCGGCACCGAACAGATCGGCCCCGTCTGCTTTGCCGGCATGGAGGTCGGCACGCAGGGGATAGAAGACGTCGGGATTGTTCACGCCGAGCGAGGTCACGGTAGTGACACCGTAGGCCCGCCACTGGCGTAACTGGCGCAAGCTGTTGTCGCGCGTGTAGAGCGCGGGAAGACCGCTCTTGGTGCCATCCACCGATCCGATGTGCCCGTGGTCGGACACCAGCCCGGGAATGATGGTTTTGCCTGTGTAGTCGATGACCTGCGTGCCTGCCGGCATCTTGGCGCGCAGCCCTGGCCCCATGAGTGAAATGTGGTCGCCGTCGATCACCATGGTGACGTCCTCGCGCGGCGGGGCGCCTGTGCCGTCGATGACGCGTGCCCCGCGTATCACGACGGCGGCGTTGGCGTAGCCGGTGGCTCCGGCCAGGGCAAGAGCGAGCAGGGTGGGGCGGAGCAGGGTCATGGGACGTCCTTCCTGATGGTGGCCCGTCACGAATAATGCACGAGTTGCGAAGGCCGCGTCGTTGCGAAATCCGTCGTAGCGCGGTTGTCACATGCGGTGCACGTCGAGCAGCCGAATCTCCGTACCCAATCCACCCCCGGAGCATCGTGCAATGGAAGAGAAAAACATCACCC
Proteins encoded in this window:
- a CDS encoding ATP-binding protein; the protein is MTGGREKIWAISRDLYVVLGRDGRYRDTNPAWQSELGYEDSELVGLDFEQLVHPDDLDRARDAVSQMVDGEVVEDLELRLRAKDGNYRWFAWTCVPDRDVVYGMGRDTQRRRDIDEQQRHAQKLEALGRLTGGIAHDFNNILGGIGGAIEVVAERLDSGRTDGTRRLLDAASGAVKRAAGLTHRLLAYARQQALSLSDVDANGLVRELNLLLRPLIGEQVTLDLRMHEGLWRTLSDASQLESAVLNLAINARDAMPTGGRLTIQTRNVSDTDIGRGRRDYVVIAVTDTGTGMSSSVVEKAFDPFFTTKAIGQGTGLGLSMVDGFARQTGGRAIIESTPGRGSTVSLWLPRHVGENAATHAHVDAAMVRGRGQRVLLVEDEEMLRAIAREVLEEAGYQVRDCADGQEALRLIDAGPPPDLLVTDIGLPGMDGHQLALAVRESLRTLPVLFVTGYAWDAFADSPTLPEGTAMLSKPFSVHALIDAVADLLGATRA
- a CDS encoding amidohydrolase family protein gives rise to the protein MTLLRPTLLALALAGATGYANAAVVIRGARVIDGTGAPPREDVTMVIDGDHISLMGPGLRAKMPAGTQVIDYTGKTIIPGLVSDHGHIGSVDGTKSGLPALYTRDNSLRQLRQWRAYGVTTVTSLGVNNPDVFYPLRADLHAGKADGADLFGADRGIGVPNGAPPAKMMQAGPSQLDRPTTAEEARADVDAAAARGTDLVKIWLDDFNGSLPVKMKPEIWHAVIDEAHAKHLRVAAHVYYLDDARQLVDAGVDILAHGVRDKLVDQGFIDAMKQHGTWYIATLDLNEAAFVYARHPGWMDQPFFQHAVQPDLARQFADGAWRDKVNNDGSTPVNEEALQVNLKNLKTLHDAGANIGFGTDAGAMPLRIPGFAEHRELALMVDAGLTPLQAIHIATQSAAQLLGLDDRGVLANGKRADFIVLDKDPSSNIEATTTIDAVWQRGRQVAGRVDAFKP